The following nucleotide sequence is from Deinococcus seoulensis.
CCGCGCAGCTGACTCTGCGCGGCCCGCTGGGCGAGGTCGTCGAGACGCGGGAGTTGCCCATCGAGCTGCTCGTGTACGACACCGACGATGACGGGGAACTGTTCACCGAGGTCCGTTGTGGGCAGCGGGATGAAGCCGAGGCACTCAGCTTCACGGCCGTGATCAGCGCCCGCGACCAGAACGCCACGACCGACGCCGTGCAGGCCAGCACATAAGGAGGCCCATGACGATACTCACCGCTCGCCTGCCACCCCTCCTGCCGGACCTGACGCCGCCGGAAGCGCTGCCCCCCTCCCTCGTGGTGGGGGGCGTGATCTACCTGCCCAGCGAGGGACCACACCCGGTCAGCGTGACCCGCGCGGGCCTGGACGTGCCGCTGAACACCACGCCCCGCCAGACGGCACGCGGGCGCACCTGGGCGTCCGGAAGCCGCCGCCCGAAACCCGTGCAACTGGCCCTGACGTTCCGGGTGGAAGGCACGGACGCACGGGACGCGGGCCTGCGCGCCCGCCGCTGGCACGCCCTGGCCCTCGCCGCCACCGAGTACGGCGAGGGGGCCAGCAGCGTCACTCTCCTGGACGTCCTCGACCAGCAGGAACCGTTCGGGGAGGGCAACACCCGCACCTTCCGTGTCACGTACCTGCTGGCTGACCCGCTGTGGCGCCTGGACGACCAGGGCGACCCGTGGCCCACCCCGCTGCCCATCACGGGCGTCCTCGGGAACTACCCGCTGGGCATGCTGCACGCCGTGCAGGAAGGACCGGGTTTCTACGACGTGGAACCGCTGGGCGGCGTGACCGTCACGGACGCCCCGCCGGACGCCTTCGCGCACCCGGACGCCACCTTCACCTACTCACTGATCGAGGTCACTGATGACGAACCCAACCCGTAAACGCGTGGTCACCCTGGACGACCTGAACGTCCTGAACCAGAACGCCGCGTACGCCCGGCAGAAAGGCGAGGAGGCCAGCGTCGCCGCGCACCAGGCGAACACGGCCCGTCAGACCCTCGAACCGCTCGGCGAAGCGACCAGGGCAGCCGGTGAGTACGCCACCCAGGCCGCCCAGGCGGCAACCCTGGCGAAGAACAACGCCACGGCCGCCGCCGTGCAGGCCAGTCAGGCCGCCGGGGAGGCGGTGGTGGCCGCTGAACTGGCCGAAGGAGCTGCTGGTAGCGCGAACCAGGCGGCGGGCGCGGCGACGACCGCCGCGCAACGGGTCACGGACGCCGTGCTGGACCTGACCGATATCAAGGACGATATCGCGCAGCAGACGGCAGATACCCTCGCGCAGTTCGAGGCTCAGGCAACCGCCAAAATTGGCGAGGTGGACGCCGCCATCGCCGCCACGCAGAACGGCGCACGCATCGCCAACGCCGTGGCGACCATCACGCCGACCCTCACCAGCACCAGCACCGGCTCCGAGAGTGCGCTCACCTACTCCACCGGCAGCATCATCACCGCCTGGGGGTTCCCGGTCGGTACGCGCACCAACTTCAACCGCGTGTCGTTCAACATCCAGCCGCACGCCGCGCCGATCACGCGGGTTCGGGTGCGCGTAAAAAATGGCGGGTATGAGGGTACCGTCGTTGCTGACGTGATCCTGAACGTCACCACCACCGTGGGCGTAAAATCCCTCATCACGGCAGAGTTCTCGCTGGTCGCCACTGCGGACTGGGTGGAATGGTTCTGCGACCAGCCGACCGGGTTCTTCAAACTCGTGGACGGCACGCTGCCGGGCAGCCTCCGGTTCGCGAACGGTGGCAGCACCACCGACACCACGCTCGGGCCTGGGCAGGCCAGCATCGGCAGCATCACGTTCACGTTCGCGGACTACTCGGCCAGCACGGTCACGCCCCGCCCCACGTGGACGGACCTGATAAACGCTGAACTGGGGTACGAGCGGGACGCCGTGGCGACCCTCGGGACGGTCGAGGATCAACTCACCACCCTGACCGGGGAGAGCCTCAACAGCACCAAGGCGCTCAATACCCTCGCCACGAGCGGGAGCCAGTTCTACGGGTTCGGATTTCCCGTCGGCGCGAAACAGAATTTCAACTACATCGAGTTCAACGTCCTCCAGGTCTCGGACTCCAAACCCGTCACGCGCCTGCGGGTGCGCCTGCGCCAGACGAACGGCAGCGGCACGATCCTCGCAGAGAAACTGCTGACCGTGCGGGGCGTGACGGGCGCACGCACCCTGGCCCGCTGGAAACTCGGCAGCACCATTGCCAATGCCAGCGCCACCCCGCTGTGGCTGGAGGTATTCGCGGACGGCTGGATCGGGTACGCCGGGGTGTACACCGGCACCGGAACCGCTGAGTATGTGCCCCCCACCTACCCGGCTGCGCGGTTCGTCGCGGGGTCCACGCCCAGCGTTGATGCAGCGCTCGCCGTGGATTTCAGCCCGCCCGGCAACATCTGGGCGCGGTTCGGGCTGAGCAGCACCCGCGCCCTGGCCCTGAACAACAGTTTCGTGCGGGGCATCACGGACACGATCAACCCCGTGCAACCCTGGACGCCCACCAGCATCCTGCCGAGCACCCTCTACGCTGTGGAAGGGCAGGAGTTGAGCGTGTACTGGGACTCCGTACTCAACCTGCCGGGCGAACTCGCGGAGTACGACATCGCGTTCTATACCGGCACCGGGAAGGGCTTGCTGCACAATCGCCGCTGGGCGTGGACGCCGACTGCGGCAGATGCAGGGACCACCGTGGGCGCGACCCTGTTCGTGAAACGCTTCGGCGTGACGGTGCTGGAGGCCGCCACATCCATCCAGGTGACGGGCCTGAGTACCGCTGCCAGCACGCGCAAAACGCTCGTCATCGGGGACAGCATCACCAACCGGGGCGTGTGGATGAGCGAGGTGATCCGCCTGACGCAGCGCGGGACGGACCCGCTGGACCTGACGAGCATCGGCACCCGCGCGGGCACGGAAGTCCCGGTAGGAAACCCTGCCGTGAGCACCGAGGGCTGGGAGGGTAAGACCATCGCGTTCCACTACGCCGACCCGCTCAGCAATTTCACGTTCAACGGCACGGACCCGGCTGGCACAGTGTTTTCGTTCAGCCAGTACCTCACGGCGAACGGGTTCAGCATGAGCGCGGGCGACCTCGTGGCCGTGCACCTCGGCACGAACGACCTGGGGCCAGCGGCGACCGTCGCGGACGCCAACACCAAAATCAGCGAGATGGTCACGCAGGTGGAGGCCATGATCGCCAACATCTGCGCCGCCGTGCCGGGCATCAACGTGGGCGTGATCGTGCCCATCCAGCCGGGCACGCGCCGCCCCAGGACCGCGCTGCACACGTACCAGCGGCTCTGGCAGCAGCGCATCCTGCGAACGTTCGGCGGGCGCACCGCGCAGAACATCTACGTGATCCCAATGGCACACGCACTGGACACGGATTACGGCTACCCCTACGTGATCGAGCCGGTCTCGGCGCGTTCGGCGGCGCTGACCACCCCGATGACGCAGGTGCGCCTGACCGACTGGATTCACCCCAACGTGAGCGGGTATTTCCAGATGGCAGATGCGTTCTATGCGTTTGTCAAATGGCTGTGGCGCTGATCCCACACACAGAGTGGCTAAACTCAGGTATGAATCGTGAAGACCTCAGGGCAAAACTCAGTCTGCACTACGACCTCCTGCCTGATGTTCATGATTCGAATGGGTATGCCGACGCTTTGGCACCCGCGCTTCATCTTTTGCCCAGCTTGCATGACGCATATCAGTTCGAAAGGGAAGTCCATGTTTTCATCTGGAGCCGGGATGTGGTCAATGCGCGGGCTGTTTATGTTGATGGTGCCTATGCTATCTTAATTTGCTCTGGCATGATTGATTTCGCGCGAGGACAGCTAGAGATTTTTTATCCTGAAGGTGAAGAAATTTCTGTTGGGGCATCGCTCCTGAATCGCAGGATGTTGCTGCAAATCTACATAGCGTATGTCTTATTCCATGAATACACCCATGCAGCTCGTGGACATTTAGATTATCAGAAGGCTAATCATCTGAGTCTCGTGGAGGCTGATTTTAAAGCCCTTGAATTTGACGCTGATGCTTTTGCATCAGCAATGACGTATCGACTTGTGCAGCATATTCTCAAAGGCTTTAGTGATGATGTTATAATGTCATTGGTGCTAACTTCTATTTACTGGCCCCTGCGCGTGTTGGCTGGATTGGAAATTAGGGTGTGGCTGTCGTCGACACATCCGAGCCCAGCTGCAAGACTCGGGGTAATTCATGGAAAATTGATCAGCATGGATAATATTGTCCCACCCGGCATTCCAGCTGATCCTGTCCTGACGCGGCAGCGAGTGGAATTGACAGCGACCGTGTTGATGGATTTGGAAGACAGATTTTATCGTAGTCACAATGTGCAGCGGGATTCCTCATTCCTCTATAATCTTTTCGATTCAAAAGGACCCTGGTTAAGTGAGGTTCTTGAGTGCTCAGCACACTGGCCTACGATTGAGCAAAAAGTGCTTGCATGTGAGGTGAATTCAAATGAGCGACAAAGGATGGATTGGCGATTTGAAGATGGGCGATTCTGTGCTGGTTGGTATGGGTCCATGGACGCCTGATCTTTTGTCTGGAACGGTTGTCGAAATTATTCATTCGTCGTTCTTTTACGTGAAAATTCAAGTCGGGAAAGAAGTCCTTTCCTTCGACGCGTTCGGAACTGAAATCAGTCCTTGGCCGGTGATTGACGGTTCGTACCTTGCCCGACCTCAACGCGTCAATTGACCCTGTTCATTTATCCCGCACCACACAGAATCAGGCCCGGTATCAGGCCCT
It contains:
- a CDS encoding GDSL-type esterase/lipase family protein; its protein translation is MTNPTRKRVVTLDDLNVLNQNAAYARQKGEEASVAAHQANTARQTLEPLGEATRAAGEYATQAAQAATLAKNNATAAAVQASQAAGEAVVAAELAEGAAGSANQAAGAATTAAQRVTDAVLDLTDIKDDIAQQTADTLAQFEAQATAKIGEVDAAIAATQNGARIANAVATITPTLTSTSTGSESALTYSTGSIITAWGFPVGTRTNFNRVSFNIQPHAAPITRVRVRVKNGGYEGTVVADVILNVTTTVGVKSLITAEFSLVATADWVEWFCDQPTGFFKLVDGTLPGSLRFANGGSTTDTTLGPGQASIGSITFTFADYSASTVTPRPTWTDLINAELGYERDAVATLGTVEDQLTTLTGESLNSTKALNTLATSGSQFYGFGFPVGAKQNFNYIEFNVLQVSDSKPVTRLRVRLRQTNGSGTILAEKLLTVRGVTGARTLARWKLGSTIANASATPLWLEVFADGWIGYAGVYTGTGTAEYVPPTYPAARFVAGSTPSVDAALAVDFSPPGNIWARFGLSSTRALALNNSFVRGITDTINPVQPWTPTSILPSTLYAVEGQELSVYWDSVLNLPGELAEYDIAFYTGTGKGLLHNRRWAWTPTAADAGTTVGATLFVKRFGVTVLEAATSIQVTGLSTAASTRKTLVIGDSITNRGVWMSEVIRLTQRGTDPLDLTSIGTRAGTEVPVGNPAVSTEGWEGKTIAFHYADPLSNFTFNGTDPAGTVFSFSQYLTANGFSMSAGDLVAVHLGTNDLGPAATVADANTKISEMVTQVEAMIANICAAVPGINVGVIVPIQPGTRRPRTALHTYQRLWQQRILRTFGGRTAQNIYVIPMAHALDTDYGYPYVIEPVSARSAALTTPMTQVRLTDWIHPNVSGYFQMADAFYAFVKWLWR